The genomic segment ACGGCCGGCGACTTGGTGGCTGGCGCCCATACGGCGTCCGAAGTGCTCCCGGCCGCATGCCCAGTCGATCGTGCGCGTCAAGGTGCGGTGCATGGGGCCGAGGGCGTACCCCAGGATGACCGAGCGTTCCCATGCGGTGGTGGAGGCCATCACGGCTAGACCGGAGCCTTCCTCTCCGATCAGCGCGTCGGCCGGCAGCCGGACGTCGTCGAAGAGCAGTTCGCCCATCGGAACGGTGGGGAGTGCGGTCTTGGTGAAGGTCTCGCCTCTCCGTACCCCGGGTAGGTCCAGAGGGAAGAGGAACGCGGACAGGGCGAACGGGGAACGCCCCTCGGCGGTGCGGGCGAAGACAATGGCGTGGTCAGCGATCGGTGCGGCGGTGATGAAAGTCTTGGCGCCGTCGAGCACGAAGCCGTCGCCCTCACGCCGTGCCCGTGTCGCCATGGACAGCGGATCACTTCCACCTCCGCGCTCTGTCAACGCGTGGCAGAGCAGCGCCCTGCCGTCCTCAACGCCGTTGAGGACGCCCCGGGCGTCCGAAGCAAGCGCTGCGCGGAGCGGGAACTGCATGCCGAAAATCTGGGAGGCCAGGGCGTAGCAGATACCGGGGTCGACTCCGGCGAGTCCAATACCTTCGATCATGGCGAGGGAACGTGTGACCGGGCCGGGGCCTTCGGTACCGGGGTCTGCGAGCCGGAGGACGCCGAGGTCGGCCATGGTCTGCCACTGCACCACGAAATCCTTGTCCGCGACCTGTTCCCAAACGGGCGCAGCCAGGTCGCGGTAGTAGCCGACGAACTGCTCGGTGTGTGGGTCCCCGGTGCGCGGCAGACCGGTGACGGCGCTCATTCGCGGCCCTTAGCGGTGAGGTTCCCGAGAGTCGCCCAGAGGGCCCCGGGAGTACGGAAGTTGGCGGCGACGATCTCGGTCTCGGGCAGTGAAACACCGGCTTCCTTGTCCAGGGCCGCGACGATCTCCATGATGGCCAGTGAGTCGATCAGGCCCATTTCCAGGAGCGGGGTGTCCGCGTCCAGCGACTGCGACTCTTCGCCGCGGCTCCAGGTGATACGGCTGCTGATGAGGGCGCAGAGGTCTTCGACGCTGTTCATGTACGGCTCTCCTCAAGGGGTGCTGGTCCATCGAAGGTGGCGCTGCTCAAGGCTCGGCGGTCGACTTTCCCGCTGGTGGTGGTGGGCAGGGTGGTGAGAGGGACGACCCGATCGGGGAGCATCCGCTGAGGGAGAATGTCCCGAAGGCCGGACAGGACCTGTCGTTCCGTTGCGTTGGTCCGGGCGTAGACCCAGATCTGGCCGGCGTACTCGGCCTCCTTGGCGACCACGGCCGCGGTGGCGACCCCGGGCAGTTCAAGGACAGCGTTTTCGATGTCCAGCAGGTCGATGCGGTGTCCGCGCCGCTTGACCTGGGAATCGCGTCGGCCGCGCAGGAAGACCCTGCCGTCTGCGGTGATCCGCCCGATGTCGCCGCTGGCGTAGGCGCGGCGGGTGACGCCGTCCCGGAAAGTGACGCTGACGGTGGGGTCACTCAGTTCACCGCCGCGCAGATAGCCTTGGAACACGCTGGGTCCAGCGATGTGGATCTCGCCTTCCCCGTCGGTAGGCCGACCGTCGTCGTCAAGTACGTCGAGGTGGACGCCGCCGATGCCGCGGCCGATGGTCAGTTCCTGCTCGGCGGTCCAGTCGGCGGGCACGCGGTAGTAGGTGCAGGCATTGGTCTCGGTGGGTCCGTAAAGGTTGTAGAAGGGCACGCCGTTCATGAGGCGCAGATACCGTTCCAGTATCGGCGGGGCGAAAGCCTCTCCGCCGAAGGCGGCTATTCGTAGGTCAGTCGGCGGGGTTTCACCGAGGCCGCCCTGCTCAAGCATGTTGTGGTAGAGGGACGGCACGGCCACGAAAGCAGTGACCCGCTGCTCGCTCAGCCAGCTGACCACGTCGCGCGGGAAGGCGCGCAACAGATCGGGCATAAGGACAGTACAGGCACCGGCGGCAGCCGCGCTGAACAGGTCGAAGGTGGTCAGGTCAAAGGTGAGAGCGGCCTGGGAGCCGATCCGGTCGTCGGGTGTGAGGCCGAATTCCGCCGCGGCCCACCAAGCGTAGTGAGCAACGTTCTCGTGTGAGAGCAGGACGCCCTTCGGCCAGCCGGTGCTTCCGGAGGTGAAGAGGATGTAGCCGCCGCGGTCGGTGGGTGTCGGCAGGGGCGCGGGTCGCTGATCAGTGGTGAGGATGCGAAGCCAGTTCAGGCCGTGACCCAAGGCGCCTTCCTCGGCCGGGGTGCCGCCGCGGATGTTGGCGGCGGCCCGGCGGCCGGCGGCCAGAGAGCGGTCGGTGGTCAGCAGGAAGGACAACCCGGCGTTATGCACCATACGGGCGGTTCGCTCCGGCGGATCAGTGATGTCGAGTGGTGCGGTCACCGCGCCGGCTCGTAGCGCCCCGTAAAGGGCGATGACCGCAGCCGGGGATTTGGCCGCATAGACGCCGACCCGATCGCCCGGTGCGACGCCGATGGCGGCCAGACGTGCGGCCAGCGCATCGACGGCGCGATCCAGCCGGGCGTAGGTCCAGATCTCGCCGCATCCTTCCAGAGCGGGGCGGTTGGGGTGGCGATGGGCAGAACGGGCCAGCAGCGCGTCGAGGTGCGTCGTCGTGGTGGCGTCGGTCATCGGGCTGCCTCGGCGCGATGCGCGACGAGGAAGTCACGGGTGGTCTCGATGACGAGGTCGGGGCAGAAGAGGTACGGGTAGTGGTCACACGCTTCGGGGACGAGACGCTGAACGGGGCCGCGCACCGATCGCTGTACGGAGTCGATCTGGTCGAGCGAGCCGTATTCGTCCGCATCGCCCTGAATCAGCAGGACCGGCGCCGTGACATCGAGATCGTTCTCGATGGACCAGTCGCGGAATCTGCGCGAAAGCCACACCTCGCTCCAGCGGTCGAAGACCGCGCGGGGGTGGTTGTGCACGAGGGCCATCTTCTTGGCGAGCGGCCCGGCTTCGTAGGAAGCCCGTGCGGCCTCGATGCCCAGGCGGTTCTGCTCTTCGAAGTACATGTGGGGCCCCATGCCGACGACGGCTTCCACCGGGAACGCGGATGCGTACAACAGGGCCATGGAGGCGCCATCGCTGTGTCCGACCAGCACCGGTCGGCGTATGCCCAGTGTGCCGAGGATCTCGGGCAGTACCTCCTGAGCATGCACATGCATATAGCGGGCGGTGAGCGGCTGTGGAGCGGGACCCGAACCGCCGTTGCCGTGCCGGGAGTAGACAAGGGCGCGCCGTCCGGTGGCGGCGGCGAGCTGGGCGGGAAAGCGTCCCCATGCGGCGACGCAGCCGAGGCCGCCGTGCAGAAAGACCAGGGGAGCCAGGTCCGGGTCACCATGTTTCATGACGTATTCGATGGGACCATTGCAAGTATCAACGATCGGCACGTCAAGATCCTTTCCGGCCTTTTGGGCACCAGAATGGGCATTCGAACAACAGGGAATAATGTTGACCGATGAACTTTCATACGCGCGGAGCGATGCGCCCATTACCGAAATCGTCACCGCAGGGCAAGGGGTAGCCCATTCCGACATACACAGCCTTTGGAGCCCGGTTCCGAAAAATCGACACAGAAAAACGGACCGGGGAAGAGCACACCGAAGGTGCCACACAGAACGGAAGCGCGCGGGAGACCAGCGGGGTTCAGGCGACCGGGGCTGAAAAGGTTACGCATCAGGTGCCAGGACCATGCTTTCCGAGGCCCGCACCCGTGGTCCTGCGCCCACAGACCGCCGGGGCCTGACTGCACATCGCCCCGTCGCCGCACGGGCCCGGCCGTGCGGCGACAGCCGAATTCTTTTACCTTCTCTTTGGTAGATTTTTCACTCTGCCAGTAAAGGCGCGTGCATCAAAAATCCTGCATACT from the Streptomyces sp. AM 4-1-1 genome contains:
- a CDS encoding acyl-CoA dehydrogenase, which encodes MSAVTGLPRTGDPHTEQFVGYYRDLAAPVWEQVADKDFVVQWQTMADLGVLRLADPGTEGPGPVTRSLAMIEGIGLAGVDPGICYALASQIFGMQFPLRAALASDARGVLNGVEDGRALLCHALTERGGGSDPLSMATRARREGDGFVLDGAKTFITAAPIADHAIVFARTAEGRSPFALSAFLFPLDLPGVRRGETFTKTALPTVPMGELLFDDVRLPADALIGEEGSGLAVMASTTAWERSVILGYALGPMHRTLTRTIDWACGREHFGRRMGASHQVAGRLSDMALGLHRSRVQLYAMAARLDTGIPARQLAAAAALTKISVSEDFVRLTEHATALSGVRAFLTGSELMADLAGPMAALTYAGPNDLLRVGIARQLGLAVEN
- a CDS encoding acyl carrier protein — protein: MNSVEDLCALISSRITWSRGEESQSLDADTPLLEMGLIDSLAIMEIVAALDKEAGVSLPETEIVAANFRTPGALWATLGNLTAKGRE
- a CDS encoding amino acid adenylation domain-containing protein, with translation MTDATTTTHLDALLARSAHRHPNRPALEGCGEIWTYARLDRAVDALAARLAAIGVAPGDRVGVYAAKSPAAVIALYGALRAGAVTAPLDITDPPERTARMVHNAGLSFLLTTDRSLAAGRRAAANIRGGTPAEEGALGHGLNWLRILTTDQRPAPLPTPTDRGGYILFTSGSTGWPKGVLLSHENVAHYAWWAAAEFGLTPDDRIGSQAALTFDLTTFDLFSAAAAGACTVLMPDLLRAFPRDVVSWLSEQRVTAFVAVPSLYHNMLEQGGLGETPPTDLRIAAFGGEAFAPPILERYLRLMNGVPFYNLYGPTETNACTYYRVPADWTAEQELTIGRGIGGVHLDVLDDDGRPTDGEGEIHIAGPSVFQGYLRGGELSDPTVSVTFRDGVTRRAYASGDIGRITADGRVFLRGRRDSQVKRRGHRIDLLDIENAVLELPGVATAAVVAKEAEYAGQIWVYARTNATERQVLSGLRDILPQRMLPDRVVPLTTLPTTTSGKVDRRALSSATFDGPAPLEESRT
- a CDS encoding alpha/beta hydrolase; the encoded protein is MKHGDPDLAPLVFLHGGLGCVAAWGRFPAQLAAATGRRALVYSRHGNGGSGPAPQPLTARYMHVHAQEVLPEILGTLGIRRPVLVGHSDGASMALLYASAFPVEAVVGMGPHMYFEEQNRLGIEAARASYEAGPLAKKMALVHNHPRAVFDRWSEVWLSRRFRDWSIENDLDVTAPVLLIQGDADEYGSLDQIDSVQRSVRGPVQRLVPEACDHYPYLFCPDLVIETTRDFLVAHRAEAAR